In Halobaculum rubrum, the following are encoded in one genomic region:
- a CDS encoding PAS domain-containing protein, translated as MDEAPVGITISDPDREDNPMVYVNEGFEALTGYSESEALGRNCRFLQGEETREEPVAEMRKAVAEAQPVSVVLRNYRKDGSQFWNRVSIAPVRDEAGTVTSYIGFQEDVSDRKEREQDLQLFRKAVENAGHAVFITDAEGTIKYVNPVFEERTGYTRAEAVGRTPGILNSGKQDDEFYGRMWRTILAGDQWEAQIINRRKSGELYHVDQMISPITNDVGEITHFVTIESDVTNRRLRKQQLEVLNRVLRHNLRNGTNVIEGNATMLRNAVDDEELQTRVEAIVERAAALSSLSDQAATVSSLFDSESPTDAVCDVTQLVTEVVDQVSDTYPDATLTTGELDPVHARADSRLKTALSELLTNAIIHNDRATPEVTVTAGPSNGERTGDWVEIVISDTGPGIPDNEQKTMDSGEETPLQHGTGLGLWIVYWTVSLFGGEVSLEDNSPRGTRVVLNLPRASVDPSEQVASDEYH; from the coding sequence GAGGACAACCCGATGGTCTACGTGAACGAGGGGTTCGAAGCACTGACGGGGTACTCGGAGTCGGAAGCACTGGGTCGCAACTGTCGGTTCCTCCAAGGTGAGGAGACGCGAGAGGAGCCCGTCGCCGAAATGCGGAAGGCGGTTGCCGAGGCACAGCCAGTGTCCGTCGTACTCAGGAACTACCGGAAAGACGGGAGCCAATTCTGGAACCGCGTCAGTATCGCGCCGGTGAGAGACGAGGCCGGAACCGTCACGAGCTACATCGGGTTCCAGGAGGACGTCTCCGATCGCAAAGAGCGCGAGCAGGACTTACAACTGTTCAGGAAAGCCGTCGAGAATGCGGGGCACGCTGTCTTCATCACCGACGCGGAGGGGACGATCAAGTATGTGAACCCGGTGTTCGAGGAGCGGACCGGCTATACACGCGCGGAAGCGGTCGGTCGAACGCCCGGGATCCTCAACTCGGGCAAACAGGACGACGAGTTCTACGGCCGGATGTGGCGAACGATTCTCGCAGGTGATCAGTGGGAGGCCCAGATCATCAATCGCCGCAAGAGTGGGGAGCTGTACCACGTCGACCAGATGATCTCGCCGATAACGAACGACGTCGGCGAGATCACGCATTTCGTCACGATCGAATCCGACGTGACGAACCGGCGGCTGCGCAAACAGCAACTCGAGGTTCTCAATCGCGTGTTGCGCCACAACCTCCGGAACGGAACGAACGTCATCGAGGGCAACGCGACAATGCTCCGGAACGCGGTCGACGACGAGGAGCTTCAGACACGGGTGGAAGCGATCGTTGAACGGGCGGCGGCACTGTCGAGTTTGAGTGATCAAGCCGCGACCGTAAGCTCACTGTTCGACAGCGAATCGCCCACCGACGCCGTCTGCGACGTGACACAGCTCGTGACTGAGGTCGTCGACCAGGTTTCGGACACGTATCCGGACGCCACACTCACGACCGGCGAACTGGATCCCGTCCACGCTCGGGCGGACAGTCGGTTGAAGACGGCACTATCGGAACTGTTAACGAACGCTATCATCCACAACGACCGAGCCACTCCCGAGGTTACGGTTACCGCCGGTCCGTCGAACGGAGAGCGAACCGGAGACTGGGTCGAGATCGTGATCTCGGACACGGGGCCGGGGATCCCGGATAACGAACAGAAGACGATGGATTCGGGCGAGGAAACTCCGCTGCAACACGGGACGGGGCTCGGGCTGTGGATCGTCTACTGGACCGTCTCACTGTTCGGGGGAGAAGTATCGCTCGAGGACAACTCGCCGCGTGGAACGCGCGTCGTATTGAATCTCCCGCGGGCATCCGTCGACCCCTCCGAACAGGTCGCGTCCGACGAGTACCACTGA